In Oryza sativa Japonica Group chromosome 3, ASM3414082v1, one DNA window encodes the following:
- the LOC4332403 gene encoding telomere repeat-binding protein 5, with product MVFQKRSSLEMESGGGSHVAEMPRVPKSARGKRSIRKKESQGQVMCAFDLLATVAGKLLDEGEGSLGNASSGTPAVDASPKDVRVKQEQCDEEAKHFKNEVMDQDSCNESALVSHIAFQRPVNHHGRKGEDPEGSHAVIEDPKAKSEALDKESSMISCTKAELGCNFAAIADRWSPESVESGAFTGDAAAIAMPATTSGFHKNAPDMYNLLDPMDVDVKPPPLVSSDSTGEMPLYGNKIRRSTSFPRVPKGGAGFTVDRDEDDDDKSSGCTHPSTATNRGFRPNCTAGHSRVKKLLACKHRKVAPARMHKGDLSYSDVDRKPSFRNKKMYYTRQRTQRSTFKRRKMFDRHSAQVSEEYAKANTKFAARDSHAVSLEANKGTNSTAFQKSQESSDCHVKLRIKSFKVPELLIEIPETATVGSLKKTVLEAVNAILGGGLRVGVLHHGKKVRDDNKTLMQAGISHDEVLDNLGFSLEPNCAPHPSQLSPPEDNEFMETVDTTEPLARIAPADSSSKHGEVDASQELALAPLSANYQGSDHDFVHSPGGMSSPDKASTNSRAIVPVTPADSNAGAIVPANKAKRSPEQGQRRIRRPFSVAEVEALVLAVEKLGTGRWRDVKLRAFDNAKHRTYVDLKDKWKTLVHTASISPQQRRGEPVPQELLDRVLAAQAYWSQQQAKLQPKTPPLAEALLLT from the exons ATGGTTTTTCAGAAGAGGTCATCGCTGGAGATGGAGTCGGGAGGCGGAAGCCACGTCGCGGAGATGCCGCGCGTCCCCAAGTCCGCGAGG GGCAAGAGATCAATTCGGAAGAAGGAGAGCCAGGGTCAGGTGATGTGCGCGTTCGACCTGCTCGCGACTGTGGCCGGAAAGCTGCTTGATGAGGGGGAGGGTTCTCTGGGGAACGCGAGCTCAGGCACCCCGGCCGTGGACGCGTCGCCCAAGGATGTCCGCGTGAAGCAGGAGCAGTGCGATGAGGAGGCGAAGCATTTCAAGAATGAGGTGATGGATCAGGATAGCTGCAATGAGAGTGCATTGGTCTCCCACATTGCGTTTCAGCGGCCGGTGAATCACCATGGGCGGAAGGGGGAAGATCCGGAGGGGAGTCATGCTGTGATTGAGGACCCCAAGGCCAAGTCCGAGGCACTGGACAAGGAATCCTCAATGATAAGCTGCACCAAGGCTGAATTGGGTTGTAATTTTGCAGCGATCGCTGATAGGTGGTCGCCTGAATCCGTGGAGTCAGGGGCCTTCACTGGGGATGCAGCTGCAATTGCGATGCCGGCTACCACATCAGGCTTCCACAAGAATGCTCCAGATATGTATAATCTGCTCGATCCAATGGATGTGGATGTAAAGCCGCCTCCTTTGGTCAGCTCTGACAGCACCGGCGAAATGCCGTTGTATGGCAATAAAATTCGCCGATCGACCTCTTTCCCGAGGGTCCCCAAGGGAGGGGCGGGGTTTACTGTAGATagagatgaagatgatgatgataaatcttccgggtgcaCTCATCCGAGCACCGCTACTAACAGGGGTTTCAGGCCCAATTGTACAGCTGGTCATAGTAGGGTAAAGAAGTTGCTCGCCTGTAAGCACAGGAAAGTTGCTCCAGCCAGGATGCACAAAGGAGATCTTTCCTATAGTG ATGTTGACCGGAAGCCTTCTTTCCGCAACAAGAAAATGTATTATACACGACAAAGGACACAAAGGAGCACATTCAAGCGGAGGAAGATGTTTGATCGTCATTCAGCCCAAGTTTCTGAAGAATATGCAAAGGCAAACACAAAGTTTGCTGCAAGAGACTCGCACGCGGTTTCTTTGGAAG CAAACAAGGGGACCAATTCAACAGCATTCCAGAAATCACAAGAGTCAAGTGACTGCCACG TAAAACTTAGGATCAAGTCTTTCAAGGTGCCTGAACTTCTAATTGAGATCCCAGAAACTGCGACTGTTGGTTCACTGAAG AAAACTGTTCTGGAGGCAGTAAATGCCATACTTGGAGGTGGTCTGCGTGTCGGTGTGCTCCATCATGGGAAGAAAGTCAGAGATGATAATAAAACCTTAATGCAGGCTGGGATTTCTCATGATGAGGTACTGGACAACCTGGGTTTTTCTCTTGAACCCAATTGTGCACCGCATCCGTCACAACTCTCACCTCCCGAAGATAATGAATTCATGGAAACTGTTGATACTACTGAACCCCTAGCTAG GATTGCACCTGCTGACTCATCTTCCAAGCATGGTGAAGTTGATGCTTCACAGGAGCTTGCATTGGCACCCTTATCAGCAAACTACCAAGGGAGTGATCATGACTTTGTGCACTCTCCTGGGGGCATGTCTTCACCTGATAAGGCATCCACAAACTCGCGAGCTATTGTTCCAGTTACTCCTGCAGATTCCAATGCTGGGGCTATAGTTCCAGCAAACAAAGCAAAGAGGTCACCTGAACAAGGGCAACGCCGAATCAGGCGTCCGTTCTCTGTTGCCGAAGTGGAAGCCCTTGTGCTTGCAGTTGAAAAGCTTGGAACCGGAAG ATGGCGAGATGTCAAACTTCGGGCCTTTGATAATGCAAAGCACCGGACTTACGTTGATCTTAAG GACAAATGGAAGACGCTCGTGCACACGGCGAGCATCTCGCCCCAGCAGCGGCGTGGCGAGCCGGTGCCACAGGAGCTGCTCGACAGGGTCCTGGCGGCTCAGGCCTATTGGTCTCAGCAGCAAGCCAAGCTCCAGCCTAAGACGCCCCCGCTGGCTGAGGCTCTCCTGCTCACCTAA